GAGGATATCGACATCACCGGAGGAACCCTGATGCTCGATATCGAACGCCTGATCGACGACAAGTACCCCGCCCTCAATGGTCGCGCGCCCCTGGTGCGCCAGCCAGCCATGGGGTTGTTGCGACGCTTGATGCATGAGGATGAGGTCAACGACTTTCTGGCGCGGCACCGCGACGCTGGCCCTTTCGAGTTCGTAGATCATGTGCTGGAGCATTTCCGCTTCAGCTACATGGCCTCGGCCAGGGATCGATGCAACATCCCCAGCGAAGGGCGAGTCGTGATCGTCGCCAACCATCCGCTGGGGACCCTGGATGGCCTGGCGCTGCTCAAGCTGGTGGGAGAGGTGCGCCGCGACGTCAAGGTGATGGTCAACGATCTGCTGTGGGAGTTCGTGCCGCTGCGGCCCTTGCTGCTGCCGGTCGACAACCTGACCGGCAAGGGGTACCGGAAGACTGCGCGCGCCGGAAATGAAGCGCTGATGGCAGAGCAAGCGGTCATCGTCTTCCCCGCCGGTGAGGTGTCCCGGGCAGGGCCCTCGGGGATCAAGGATGGTCCCTGGCTTAGTGGTTTCCTGCACCTGGCCCGCAAGGCGAATGCCCCGATCCTGCCGGTGCATGTGGGCGGGCGCAATTCCGCGTTGTTCTATTCGCTTTCGATGATCTATCGCCCGCTGGGCGGGCTGCTGCTGGTCAATGAGATGTTCAAGAAGCACGCCATGGATCTGCCTATCCGAATCGGGGAGCCCATTCCCCTGGCGCGCTTCGATTTGCCGACGCTGCCCAACCGCACCAAGCTCAAGCTGCTGCGCAAGCACGTCTATCGGCTAGCCAAGAATCGCTCTCCGCTTTTTGTCACCGAACGGCCGATCGCTCACCCGGAGCCGCGCCAGGCCTTGCGTGCCGAGCTGGATCAGGCGCAGTGCCTGGGTATGACCAAGGAGGGCATGCGGATTCTTCTGCACGACTATCGCGCGGACTCGGTGGTGATGCGCGAGTTGGGGCGATTGCGCGAGCTGACCTTCAGACGCGTGGGAGAGGGGACCGGTGAGCACCGTGATCTGGATGACTATGACCGCCATTATCAGCACCTGCTGGTATGGGACGACAAGGCCATGGAGATAGCCGGTGCCTACCGTCTGGCGAGGGTCGGTGAGGTATTGAACACCCATGGCGTCGAAGGCCTCTATTCGGCGTCGTTATTCGACTGTTCAGGGGAGTGGCTGGCGAGTGTCGGTGAGGGTATCGAGCTGGGGCGCAGCTTCGTGCAGCCTCGCTACTGGGGGCGGCGCAGTCTGGACCTGCTCTGGTTTGGCATCGGCGCCTACTTGAAGGCTAATCCGTCGATCGCCTGGATGGTCGGCCCGGTATCGCTCTCCAATGCCATTCCACGAGCTGCCCTGGAGTTGCTGGTGTACTACTACCAGCACTATTACGGCGCCAATGAGTCAGGCGTGCGCGCCCGCGCGCCGTTTCGGGTGTCGTCGGCGACGGTTGAGGAGGCCAGTGCGCTGTTTTGCCACGAGGATGCTGTTGCCGACTTCAAGGTGCTCAAGCAACAGCTCGGCATGCATGGTGTGACGGTGCCGGCGCTCTACAAGCATTACACCGAGCTGTGCACGTCAGGCGGTGTGCAGTTCCTGGACTTCAGCGTCGATGCCGACTTTGGTTACTGCGTGGACGGTCTGGTTCGGGTCGAGGTCGCAAAGGTGAAGGCGAAGAAGCGGGCGCGCTATATGGGCGAGTGAGACTGGCTAATTGGAACTGGGCTAGACAGACAGGCTTGGGCGGAACCGGTGGGCGGCGAGGCAGAGCAGGGCGCAACAAAGCAGGTCGAGAAATAGCAGGTCGAGCAATAGCGGGGCCAGGCGAAAGTAGGCTGAACCGTATCGCAGCTGCTGGCCGCGCAAAGAGGCCGGTGGTGCAAGGATGCTGGTCTTGATGAGGCGGGCTGGTTACCCTCGGGGTATCTGCGCACCAGCAACCGGAACTCGAATATGGCCACTATCGAACACAGCGCGACATTGCCGGCGACGCCGGAGCGGGTCTTCGAGCTACTCAAGAGGGTCGAGGACTTCGCCGAGTATTCTGACCTGATCGAGTCCATCGAGCCCCTGGGGGATGACCGCTACCGCTGGCATGTCAGGGCGGTCGGCGTCGACTGGACCTTCGACGTGGCGATTACAGAATCCCGTGCCCCGGAGCGGTTGGCCTGGGAGTCCATCGACGGGGTGAAGAATCAGGGCTGTTATCGACTGACGCCGGTGCCTGAAGGGACGCATGTTTCCCTCACGCTCGACTACGTGATCAAGAATCGCCTGGTGGAGCGGGCCGTCAACAAGGCGGCCCGCCCGCTGGTGAGCAGGGTCAGCCGACAGATTCTCGAACGCGTCGAGGCGCGGCTATGACCTTGATCGGCCCGTCGAGCTCGACGGGCTTGTCATCACGGGCTTTTCATCAGGCCCCGCGCAGCGCCGCATTCAACTGATCGACCACTTCTGCCCAGTCGGCGTCTTCTTCCAGGGCGCTGCGAATCAGCTCTGCCTGTGACTGGTTCCAGAAGGGGGCTTCGGCCAGCCCCACGTCGTCGGGAAGTGGCGCATGACGCTCGATAAAGGCCTGGATGGAGGCGTTGTCGGCGGGAAGGCCGAGCTGTTCAAAGAGTTCACTGAAGGGGTGTACGCCATGTTCCATATTGATGCTCCTTGTGATCAGTCAAGACTGAGTCGGTGATTCCGTGTCTTCAGGATTGTGTGTCGTGAGGGCTACTTACCTTGAGTATCGTGCCACTCGGTGTGATATCGAGCGTTGTTGCTTTCGTCTTTGTGACGTCAAAGTGGCAGCCTTTCTCTCTCTGGCGCCACCTGTTCATGCCTGCGACAGGCAGCCCTCTATAATAGGCCCTTCGGCTCAGCGTTCGCCGATAAGGCTCGTCAGGAAGTGCCGGCGCCGTTCGGCGTCGCTCAACGGCTGGGCCAGCAGGTGAATCAGCTTGGTCATGGCGGCCTCGGGGGTCATGTCATCGCCTGAGAGCACTTCGGCATCCATGAGCCCCTGGCCGGCCGCGTAGGTACCGATCTCGATTCGCCCCTGCGGGCATTGGCTGATGGCAGCGACCAGCTTGCCTTCACCCCTGGCCTGGGCGAGCACCTCGACCAATGCCGGGTCATCGGCAATATTGCCTCCTCCCCAGACCTCCAGCAGGGCGCCGCTGACGGTGTCGTCGAGCAGCATCGCGCCGAGCTGTCGTGCGGTCATGCCCGGCCATAGCGTGATTCTTACCACTGGCGAAGGGCCTAGTACACGATAGTCAGGCAGCTCGAAACGCTGGGCGCCGCGCTGGTGGTCGGCCAGTCCGCGGCCGGGGTAGAGCACTGGCGCGCCGTCGACCAGTTCGCCGAGCAGCGGATAGTTGGGGCTGATGAAGGCATCTTCGGCCTGTGTTTGCCACTTGCGGGTGCGCACGCCGCGAAGCAGGCGTCCGGCGAAGTAGAGCGCGACTTCCTGGAGTTCTGGCTGGGCGGCGAAGCGCAGGGCGCCCTCGACATTGGCGAGCGCATCGCTGTGCTCGGCTTCCAGCGGGTGCATAGCGCCGGTCACGACCACCGCTTTATCAATGCCCTGAAGCTGAAAGGCCAGGCTGCTGGCGGTCCAGCTCAGGGTGTCGG
Above is a window of Halomonas sp. I5-271120 DNA encoding:
- a CDS encoding DUF2789 domain-containing protein, translating into MEHGVHPFSELFEQLGLPADNASIQAFIERHAPLPDDVGLAEAPFWNQSQAELIRSALEEDADWAEVVDQLNAALRGA
- a CDS encoding SRPBCC family protein; translated protein: MATIEHSATLPATPERVFELLKRVEDFAEYSDLIESIEPLGDDRYRWHVRAVGVDWTFDVAITESRAPERLAWESIDGVKNQGCYRLTPVPEGTHVSLTLDYVIKNRLVERAVNKAARPLVSRVSRQILERVEARL
- a CDS encoding lysophospholipid acyltransferase family protein codes for the protein MAFAEDIDITGGTLMLDIERLIDDKYPALNGRAPLVRQPAMGLLRRLMHEDEVNDFLARHRDAGPFEFVDHVLEHFRFSYMASARDRCNIPSEGRVVIVANHPLGTLDGLALLKLVGEVRRDVKVMVNDLLWEFVPLRPLLLPVDNLTGKGYRKTARAGNEALMAEQAVIVFPAGEVSRAGPSGIKDGPWLSGFLHLARKANAPILPVHVGGRNSALFYSLSMIYRPLGGLLLVNEMFKKHAMDLPIRIGEPIPLARFDLPTLPNRTKLKLLRKHVYRLAKNRSPLFVTERPIAHPEPRQALRAELDQAQCLGMTKEGMRILLHDYRADSVVMRELGRLRELTFRRVGEGTGEHRDLDDYDRHYQHLLVWDDKAMEIAGAYRLARVGEVLNTHGVEGLYSASLFDCSGEWLASVGEGIELGRSFVQPRYWGRRSLDLLWFGIGAYLKANPSIAWMVGPVSLSNAIPRAALELLVYYYQHYYGANESGVRARAPFRVSSATVEEASALFCHEDAVADFKVLKQQLGMHGVTVPALYKHYTELCTSGGVQFLDFSVDADFGYCVDGLVRVEVAKVKAKKRARYMGE
- a CDS encoding asparaginase gives rise to the protein MHASRSPLLVIYTGGTLGMVETPHGLAPGDNFESRLRDMLNTLTPARRTSLPAFDFLATASPIDSSSARPSDWQALAALIEAHQQTYSGIVILHGTDTLSWTASSLAFQLQGIDKAVVVTGAMHPLEAEHSDALANVEGALRFAAQPELQEVALYFAGRLLRGVRTRKWQTQAEDAFISPNYPLLGELVDGAPVLYPGRGLADHQRGAQRFELPDYRVLGPSPVVRITLWPGMTARQLGAMLLDDTVSGALLEVWGGGNIADDPALVEVLAQARGEGKLVAAISQCPQGRIEIGTYAAGQGLMDAEVLSGDDMTPEAAMTKLIHLLAQPLSDAERRRHFLTSLIGER